A genomic segment from Nicotiana sylvestris chromosome 1, ASM39365v2, whole genome shotgun sequence encodes:
- the LOC138871179 gene encoding uncharacterized protein, producing the protein MPKILKYNGTTDPNEHVTSYTCAIKANDLEDDEIESVLLKKFGKTLSKGVMIWYNNLPPNSIDSFAMLADSFEKAHTGATKVATRKSDLFKVRQRDNEMLREFVSRFQTEIKDLPPVNNDWAIQAFFQGLNVQSSTTSQQLKQNLIEYVAVTWVDVHNRYQSKIRVEDDQLGTPSKFVYLNRPKDRIKSDIDREPWSNRDRYQPYNGDRRGSSSRQNYTWNERRDERGQSSWLVLRKVTLNIQNPNEDYFIEYSQSDIANLL; encoded by the exons ATGCCCAAGATTCTGAAGTATAATGGGACAACTGATCCAAATGAACACGTCACCTCGTATACATGTGCCATCAAAGcaaatgacttggaagatgacgaaaTTGAATCTGTATTGCTTAAGAAATTCGGAAAGACTCTATCAAAGGGTGTCATGATATGGTACAATAATTTAccacctaattctattgattcatttgctatgcttgcagattcttttgaaAAGGCGCACACTGGAGCCACTAAGGTTGCAACAAGAAAGTCGGACCTATTCAAGGTAAGACAGAGagataacgagatgctcagggaattcgtatctcgattcCAAACAGAGATAAAGGATTTGCCACCGGTCAACAACGATTGGGCTATTCAGGCCTTCTTTCAAGGTCTCAATGTTCAGAGTTCCACAACTTCACagcagttgaagcaaaatttAATCGAGTATGTAGCTGTCACTTGGGTCGATGTACATAATCGAtatcagtcgaagatcagggtcgaggatgatcaactGGGAACTCCCTCCAAGTTCGTTTATCTTAACAGGCCCAAGGATAGAATCAAGAGCGATATCGATCGAGAGCCATGGTCGAATAGAGATCGATACCAACCGTACAATGGAGATCGAAGAGGAAGCAGTTCTAGGCAAAATTATACATGGAATGAGAGGAGAGATGAACGAGGTCAAAGTTCATGGTTGGTACTGAGGAAGGTCACATtaaacatccaaaatccaaatgAAG ATTATTTCATCGAATATTCTCAATCTGATATTGCCAATCTCCTTTAA
- the LOC138871174 gene encoding uncharacterized protein produces the protein MQNQAIHLLMKYELSKSTDSYFSVLLNGEKLNFSLREFGLITGLNCVNKFSDYGYTSTYVSHLMTTYFSNKQRVEKWHLKNVVTNKAWANDEDAVRLCILYLLEFFVCPSDKEHVSFIDKFMFFLIESALQVWLYECCSSVSTELATRCSESIPRILRWSATKGQIWLTAIEEKMIKPEWLKFTSITESGEETGVLNLPDKIQYEDAHGAQSSQVPIAASPTFEPKDTDCQKDTESVISKLKKLEKAIEQVDGKLAEFRKAVFEELSSLRQFIDVSVKSVMKVINRRYDVDESKFVGSSTKNNDQQQGENNRQFQFNIGDQVHASTSNTAYVDLYPDFQEAAGAYKAAEVSTEHLQAHVEEEPEFEGVAEAQQASEVSPGGVPAMVEEEPGFHEGAEVEKADIEDNVPQSPIHGMTVNEVVPEGSGIDKKGPTLDDFELPDNLTQLVMYGKPIPDEATPIHPGENVDADLIERFTNWLYLRSDKVSKRRKEYFSKKDNQIKPWLDFGCEKHIDVIMYYLRKRGKYGPNNDTRFTTIDYLFRTKIERIYDKVKSSPPELKYSVVKSDDDVAEYILGYRLLDNVVWDVVDYVIMPVDKFSIIIPLYLSCTGFYGKRNDIDFKTTKAYIEKPVTDPFNIQWMVAEIPQQKEGSLDCGVFVAAFAEYVSLGDLAIQKEDLSDIDQHRRRYGALRWDYATKKQEDGSISESEVTGRLVKRKCAPAKNERTRVQRKKK, from the exons ATGCAAAACCAAGCAATTCATCTTCTGATGAAGTATGAATTGTCAAAGTCTACTGACTCATATTTTTCAGTACTATTGAATggtgaaaaattgaatttttccttgaGAGAATTTGGGTTGATTACTGGTCTAAATTGTGTGAATAAGTTTTCAGACTATGGTTACACTTCCACTTATGTTAGTCATTTAATGACTACCTATTTTTCGAACAAACAAAGGGTTGAAAAgtggcatttgaaaaatgtagTCACAAATAAAGCTTGGGCAAACGATGAGGATGCAGTGAGGTTGTGCATTCTTTATCTGTTGGaattttttgtttgtccttctgaTAAAGAACATGTGTCTTTCATAGACAAGTTTATGTTCTTTCTGATAGAGTCTG CCTTGCAAGTGTGGCTATATGAGTGTTGCTCGTCCGTCAGTACAGAGCTTGCTACGAGGTGTTCTGAATCTATACCTCGCATTTTAAGATGGTCAGCTACAAAGGGCCAGATTTGGTTAACTGCAATTGAAGAGAAGATGATCAAGCCTGAGTGGCTTAAG TTCACAAGCATCACTGAATCGGGTGAAGAGACTGGAGTGCTTAATCTGCCAGACAAGATTCAGTATGAAGATGCACATGGTGCTCAATCATCACAGGTTCCAATTGCTGCTTCTCCAACATTTGAACCCAAAGATACAGATTGTCAAAAGGACACTGAATCTGTGATTAGCAAGCTCAAGAAGTTGGAAAAGGCGATTGAGCAG gTTGATGGAAAGTTAGCTGAATTTAGGAAGGCTGTTTTTGAGGAACTCTCAAGCCTTCGACAGTTCATAGATGTTTCTGTGAAGAGTGTTATGAAGGTGATAAATAGGAGGTACGATGTGGACGAGTCAAAG TTTGTTGGTAGTTCAACCAAAAATAATGACCAACAACAAGGAGAGAACAACCGGCAATTTCAGTTCAATATTGGTGATCAAGTGCATGCAAGCACAAGCAATACAG CATATGTTGACTTATATCCTGATTTTCAAGAAGCAGCTGGGGCATATAAAGCAG CTGAAGTTTCAACAGAACATCTCCAAGCACATGTTGAGGAAGAACCAGAATTTGAAGGAGTAGCTGAGGCACAACAAGCAT CTGAAGTTTCTCCTGGGGGTGTGCCAGCAATGGTTGAGGAAGAACCAGGATTTCATGAAGGAGCTGAGGTAGAAAAAGCAG ATATTGAAGATAACGTTCCACAGTCGCCAATTCACGGTATGACTGTGAATGAAGTTGTTCCTGAAGGTTCAGGCATTGACAAGAAAGGTCCGACATTGGATGACTTTGAGTTGCCAGACAACTTAACACAATTGGTCATGTATGGCAAGCCCATACCAGATGAAGCAACCCCTATTCATCCGG GTGAAAATGTAGATGCTGATTTGATAGAAAGGTTCACCAACTGGTTATACCTTCGTAGTGACAAAGTATCTAAGAG GAGGAAAGAATACTTTTCCAAAAAggataaccaaatcaagccttgGTTAGACTTTGGTTGTGAAAAG CACATTGATGTTATTATGTATTATTTGAGAAAAAGAGGCAAGTATGGCCCCAACAACGACACTAGGTTCACAACAATCGATTACTTGTTCAGGACCAAGATTGAACGAATCTATGACAAGGTCAAAAGTTCTCCACCAGAACTTAAGTATTCGGTTGTTAAATCAGATGATGATGTTGCAGAATATATCCTTGGGTATAGACTTCTTGATAATGTTGTTTGGGATGTAGTTGACTATGTCATCATGCCT GTTGATAAGTTTTCAATCATTATCCCTCTGTATTTGTCTTGCACTGGTTTCTACGGGAAACGTAATGACATTGACTTCAAGACCACAAAGGCATACATTGAGAAACCAGTTACAGACCCTTTCAACATACAGTGGATGGTTGCGGAGATTCCACAGCAAAAGGAAGGATCACT cgattgtggtgtatttgtggCGGCTTTTGCGGAGTATGTTAGCCTTGGAGATTTGGCAATCCAAAAAGAAGATCTTTCTGATATCGACCAACACCGTAGACGCTATGGAGCTCTACGATGGGACTATGCTacaaagaagcaagaagatgGGTCAATCAGTGAAAGTGAGGTTACAGGCAGGCTAGTAAAGAGGAAGTGTGCTCCTGCTAAAAATGAGAGGACTAGAGTACAGAGAAAGAAGAAATAG